A window of Nomascus leucogenys isolate Asia chromosome X, Asia_NLE_v1, whole genome shotgun sequence contains these coding sequences:
- the IGSF1 gene encoding immunoglobulin superfamily member 1 isoform X2 encodes MTLDRPGEGATMLKTFPVLLFCIRMSLGMTSIVTDPQPELWIESNYPQAPWENITLWCRSPSRISSKFLLLKDKIQMTWIRPSHKTFQVSFLIGALTESNAGLYRCCYWKETGWSKPSKVLELEAPGQLPKPIFWIQAETPPLPGCNVNILCHGWLQDLVFMLFKEGYTEPVDYQVPTGTMAIFSIDNLTPEDEGVYICRTHIQMLPTLWSEPSNPLKLVVAGLYPKPTLTAYPGPIMAPGESLNLRCQGPIYGMTFALMRVEDLEKSFYHKKTIKNEANFFFRSLKIQDTGHYLCFYYDASYRGSLLSDVLKIWVTDTFPKTWLLARPRAVVQMGQNVSLWCRGPVDGVGLALYKKGEDKPLQFLDATSIDDNTSFFLSNVTYSDTGIYSCHYLLTWKTSIRMPSHNTVELMVVDKPPKPSLSAWPSTVFKLGKAITLQCRVSHPVLEFSLEWEERETFQKFSVNGDFIISNVDGKGTGTYSCSYRVETHPNIWSHRSEPLKLMGPAGYLTWNYILNEAIRLSLIMQLVALLLVVLWIRWKCRRLRIREAWLLGTAQGVTMLFIVTALLCCGLCNGVLIEETEIVMPTPKPELWAETNFPLAPWKNLTLWCRSPSGSTKEFVLLKDGTGWIATRPASEQVRAAFPLGALTQSHTGSYHCHSWEEMAVSEPSEALELVGTDILPKPVISATPPIRGQELQLRCKGWLAGMGFALYKEGEQEPVQQLGAVGREAFFTIQRMEDKDEGNYSCRTHTEKRPFKWSEPSEPLELVIKEMYPKPFFKTWASPVVTPGARVTFNCSTPHQHMSFILYKDGSEIASSDRSWASPGASAAHFLIISVGIGDGGNYSCRYYDFSIWSEPSDPVELVVTEFYPKPTLLAQPGPVVFPGKSVTLRCQGTFQGMRFALLQEGAHVPLQFRSVSGNSADFILHTVGAEDSGNYSCIYYETTMSNRGSYLSMPLMIWVTDTFPKPWLFAEPSSVVPMGQNVTLWCRGPVHGVGYILHKEGEATSMQLWGSTSNDGAFPITNISGASMGRYSCCYHPDWTSSIKIQPSNTLELIVTGLLPKPSLLAQPGPIVAPGENMTLQCQGELPDSTFVLLKEGAQEPLEQQRPSGKRADFWMPAVRGEDSGIYSCVYYLDSAPFAASNHSDSLEIWVTDKPPKPSLSAWPSTMFKLGKDITLQCRGPLPGVEFVLEHDGEEAPQQFSEDGDFVINNVEGKGIGNYSCSYRLQAYPDIWSEPSDPLELVGAAGPVAQECTVGNIVRSSLIVVVVVALGVVLAIEWKKWPRLRTRGSETDGRDQTIALEECNQEGEPGTPANSSSSTSRRISVELPVPI; translated from the exons ATGACCCTGGACAGACCAGGGGAGGGGGCCACCATGCTGAAGACATTCCCTGTTTTGCTCTTTTGCATTC GGATGAGTCTGGGTATGACATCGATAG TGACGGACCCTCAACCGGAGCTGTGGATAGAGTCCAACTACCCCCAGGCCCCTTGGGAGAACATCACGCTTTGGTGCCGAAGCCCCTCTCGGATATCAAGCAAGTTCTTGCTGCTGAAGGATAAGATACAGATGACCTGGATCCGCCCTTCCCACAAGACCTTCCAAGTTTCATTCCTTATAGGTGCCCTTACTGAGTCCAATGCAGGTCTTTACCGGTGCTGCTACTGGAAGGAGACAGGCTGGTCAAAGCCCAGTAAAGTTCTAGAGTTGGAGGCACCAG GCCAACTGCCCAAGCCCATCTTCTGGATTCAGGCTGAGACCCCCCCTCTTCCTGGATGTAATGTTAACATCCTCTGCCATGGCTGGCTGCAGGATTTGGTATTCATGCTGTTTAAAGAGGGATATACAGAGCCTGTGGATTACCAAGTCCCAACTGGGACAATGGCCATATTCTCCATTGACAACCTGACACCTGAGGATGAAGGGGTTTACATCTGCCGCACTCATATCCAGATGCTCCCCACTCTGTGGTCAGAGCCCAGCAACCCCCTGAAGCTGGTTGTAGCAG GACTCTACCCCAAACCAACTTTGACAGCCTATCCTGGGCCCATCATGGCACCTGGAGAAAGCCTGAATCTCAGGTGCCAAGGGCCAATCTATGGAATGACCTTTGCTCTAATGAGGGTTGAAGACTTGGAGAAGTCCTTTTACCAcaagaagacaataaaaaatgagGCAAATTTCTTCTTCCGGTCCTTGAAGATCCAAGATACTGGACATTACCTCTGTTTTTACTATGACGCGTCATATAGAGGTTCACTCCTTAGTGATGTCCTGAAAATCTGGGTAACTG ACACTTTCCCCAAGACCTGGCTACTTGCTCGGCCCAGGGCTGTGGTCCAAATGGGTCAGAATGTGAGCCTGTGGTGTCGAGGACCAGTGGATGGAGTGGGTCTTGCACTCTATAAGAAAGGAGAAGACAAACCACTTCAGTTTTTGGATGCCACCAGCATCGATGACAACACGTCATTCTTCCTCAGCAATGTAACCTACAGTGATACTGGCATCTATAGCTGCCACTATCTTCTCACCTGGAAGACCTCCATTAGGATGCCATCACACAACACTGTGGAGCTTATGGTTGTAG ATAAGCCCCCCAAACCCTCCCTGTCAGCTTGGCCAAGCACTGTGTTCAAGCTAGGAAAGGCCATCACCCTTCAGTGCCGAGTATCTCATCCAGTACTGGAATTTTCTCTGgaatgggaagaaagagaaacattcCAAAAATTCTCAGTAAACGGAGACTTCATCATCAGTAATGTTGACGGGAAAGGCACAGGGACCTACAGTTGCAGCTATCGCGTAGAGACACATCCTAACATCTGGTCACATCGCAGTGAGCCCCTGAAGCTGATGGGGCCAGCAG GCTATCTCACCTGGAATTACATTCTGAATGAAGCTATCAGGTTGTCTCTAATCATGCAGCTTGTTGCCTTGCTGTTGGTAGTGCTGTGGATAAGGTGGAAGTGTCGGAGACTCAGAATCAG AGAAGCCTGGTTGCTGGGAACAGCTCAAGGGGTCACCATGCTCTTCATAGTCACGGCCCTTCTCTGCTGTG GACTGTGCAATGGGGTATTGATAGAAGAGACTG AAATAGTCATGCCAACCCCTAAGCCTGAGCTGTGGGCAGAGACCAACTTTCCTCTGGCCCCGTGGAAGAACTTAACCCTCTGGTGCAGAAGCCCTTCTGGCTCAACTAAGGAGTTTGTGTTGCTGAAGGACGGGACAGGGTGGATTGCAACTCGCCCGGCCTCAGAGCAGGTCCGGGCTGCCTTCCCCCTTGGCGCCCTGACCCAGAGCCACACCGGGAGCTACCACTGCCATTCATGGGAGGAGATGGCTGTGTCGGAGCCCAGTGAGGCGCTTGAGCTGGTGGGGACAG ACATCCTCCCCAAACCTGTCATTTCTGCTACCCCCCCAATCCGGGGCCAGGAACTACAACTCCGGTGCAAAGGATGGCTGGCAGGCATGGGGTTTGCTCTGTATAAGGAGGGAGAGCAAGAACCTGTCCAGCAACTTGGTGCCGTTGGAAGAGAAGCCTTCTTTACAATCCAGAGAATGGAGGATAAAGACGAAGGCAATTACAGCTGCCGCACTCACACTGAAAAACGCCCCTTCAAGTGGTCTGAGCCCAGTGAGCCGCTGGAGCTTGTCATAAAAG AAATGTACCCTAAGCCCTTCTTCAAGACATGGGCCAGCCCTGTGGTCACCCCTGGTGCCCGAGTGACTTTCAATTGCTCCACCCCCCACCAGCATATGAGCTTTATTCTTTACAAAGATGGAAGTGAAATAGCATCCAGTGACAGGTCCTGGGCAAGTCCAGGGGCCAGTGCAGCTCACTTTCTAATCATTTCGGTGGGCATTGGTGATGGAGGGAATTACAGCTGCCGATATTATGACTTTTCTATCTGGTCTGAGCCCAGCGACCCTGTGGAGCTCGTGGTGACAG AATTCTACCCCAAACCCACTCTCCTGGCACAGCCAGGTCCCGTGGTGTTTCCTGGGAAGAGTGTGACCCTGCGCTGCCAAGGGACTTTCCAGGGCATGAGGTTCGCCCTCTTGCAGGAGGGAGCCCATGTTCCCTTACAGTTTCGGAGTGTCTCAGGGAACTCAGCTGACTTCATTCTCCACACTGTTGGAGCAGAGGACTCTGGGAACTATAGCTGTATCTACTATGAGACAACCATGTCAAACAGGGGGTCATATCTCAGTATGCCCCTTATGATCTGGGTGACTG ACACATTCCCTaagccatggttgtttgctgagCCCAGTTCTGTGGTTCCCATGGGGCAGAATGTTACTCTCTGGTGCCGAGGGCCAGTCCATGGAGTAGGATACATTCTGCACAAAGAAGGAGAAGCCACTTCAATGCAGCTCTGGGGATCCACCAGTAATGATGGGGCATTCCCCATCACCAATATATCTGGTGCTAGCATGGGGCGTTACAGCTGCTGCTACCACCCTGACTGGACCAGTTCTATCAAGATACAACCTAGCAACACCCTGGAACTCATAGTCACAG GCTTACTCCCCAAACCCAGCCTATTAGCCCAGCCTGGTCCCATCGTGGCCCCTGGCGAAAATATGACTCTTCAGTGTCAAGGGGAACTGCCAGACTCAACATTTGTCCTGTTGAAGGAGGGGGCTCAGGAGCCTTTAGAGCAACAGAGGCCAAGTGGGAAAAGGGCTGACTTCTGGATGCCAGCAGTGAGAGGTGAAGACTCTGGGATCTATAGCTGTGTTTATTATTTGGACTCCGCTCCCTTTGCAGCTTCAAATCACAGTGACTCCCTGGAGATCTGGGTGACTG ATAAGCCCCCTAAACCCTCTCTGTCAGCCTGGCCCAGCACCATGTTCAAGCTAGGGAAGGACATCACCCTTCAGTGCCGAGGACCCCTGCCAGGTGTTGAATTTGTCCTAGAACATGATGGAGAAGAAGCACCTCAGCAGTTTTCAGAGGATGGAGACTTTGTCATCAACAACGTAGAAGGAAAAGGCATTGGAAACTACAGCTGCAGCTACCGCCTCCAGGCCTACCCTGATATCTGGTCAGAGCCTAGTGATCCCCTGGAGCTGGTGGGGGCAGCAG GGCCTGTTGCTCAGGAGTGCACTGTAGGGAACATTGTCCGAAGTAGCCTAATCGTGGTGGTTGTTGTAGCCTTGGGGGTAGTGCTAGCCATAGAGTGGAAGAAGTGGCCTCGACTGCGAACCAG AGGCTCAGAGACAGACGGAAGAGACCAGACCATTGCCCTCGAAGAGTGTAACCAAGAAGGAGAACCAGGCACCCCTGCCAATTCTTCTTCATCAACCTCTCGGAGAATCTCTGTGGAACTGCCCGTTCCAATATAA
- the IGSF1 gene encoding immunoglobulin superfamily member 1 isoform X3 — protein sequence MTLDRPGEGATMLKTFPVLLFCILTDPQPELWIESNYPQAPWENITLWCRSPSRISSKFLLLKDKIQMTWIRPSHKTFQVSFLIGALTESNAGLYRCCYWKETGWSKPSKVLELEAPGQLPKPIFWIQAETPPLPGCNVNILCHGWLQDLVFMLFKEGYTEPVDYQVPTGTMAIFSIDNLTPEDEGVYICRTHIQMLPTLWSEPSNPLKLVVAGLYPKPTLTAYPGPIMAPGESLNLRCQGPIYGMTFALMRVEDLEKSFYHKKTIKNEANFFFRSLKIQDTGHYLCFYYDASYRGSLLSDVLKIWVTDTFPKTWLLARPRAVVQMGQNVSLWCRGPVDGVGLALYKKGEDKPLQFLDATSIDDNTSFFLSNVTYSDTGIYSCHYLLTWKTSIRMPSHNTVELMVVDKPPKPSLSAWPSTVFKLGKAITLQCRVSHPVLEFSLEWEERETFQKFSVNGDFIISNVDGKGTGTYSCSYRVETHPNIWSHRSEPLKLMGPAGYLTWNYILNEAIRLSLIMQLVALLLVVLWIRWKCRRLRIREAWLLGTAQGVTMLFIVTALLCCGLCNGVLIEETEIVMPTPKPELWAETNFPLAPWKNLTLWCRSPSGSTKEFVLLKDGTGWIATRPASEQVRAAFPLGALTQSHTGSYHCHSWEEMAVSEPSEALELVGTDILPKPVISATPPIRGQELQLRCKGWLAGMGFALYKEGEQEPVQQLGAVGREAFFTIQRMEDKDEGNYSCRTHTEKRPFKWSEPSEPLELVIKEMYPKPFFKTWASPVVTPGARVTFNCSTPHQHMSFILYKDGSEIASSDRSWASPGASAAHFLIISVGIGDGGNYSCRYYDFSIWSEPSDPVELVVTEFYPKPTLLAQPGPVVFPGKSVTLRCQGTFQGMRFALLQEGAHVPLQFRSVSGNSADFILHTVGAEDSGNYSCIYYETTMSNRGSYLSMPLMIWVTDTFPKPWLFAEPSSVVPMGQNVTLWCRGPVHGVGYILHKEGEATSMQLWGSTSNDGAFPITNISGASMGRYSCCYHPDWTSSIKIQPSNTLELIVTGLLPKPSLLAQPGPIVAPGENMTLQCQGELPDSTFVLLKEGAQEPLEQQRPSGKRADFWMPAVRGEDSGIYSCVYYLDSAPFAASNHSDSLEIWVTDKPPKPSLSAWPSTMFKLGKDITLQCRGPLPGVEFVLEHDGEEAPQQFSEDGDFVINNVEGKGIGNYSCSYRLQAYPDIWSEPSDPLELVGAAGPVAQECTVGNIVRSSLIVVVVVALGVVLAIEWKKWPRLRTRGSETDGRDQTIALEECNQEGEPGTPANSSSSTSRRISVELPVPI from the exons ATGACCCTGGACAGACCAGGGGAGGGGGCCACCATGCTGAAGACATTCCCTGTTTTGCTCTTTTGCATTC TGACGGACCCTCAACCGGAGCTGTGGATAGAGTCCAACTACCCCCAGGCCCCTTGGGAGAACATCACGCTTTGGTGCCGAAGCCCCTCTCGGATATCAAGCAAGTTCTTGCTGCTGAAGGATAAGATACAGATGACCTGGATCCGCCCTTCCCACAAGACCTTCCAAGTTTCATTCCTTATAGGTGCCCTTACTGAGTCCAATGCAGGTCTTTACCGGTGCTGCTACTGGAAGGAGACAGGCTGGTCAAAGCCCAGTAAAGTTCTAGAGTTGGAGGCACCAG GCCAACTGCCCAAGCCCATCTTCTGGATTCAGGCTGAGACCCCCCCTCTTCCTGGATGTAATGTTAACATCCTCTGCCATGGCTGGCTGCAGGATTTGGTATTCATGCTGTTTAAAGAGGGATATACAGAGCCTGTGGATTACCAAGTCCCAACTGGGACAATGGCCATATTCTCCATTGACAACCTGACACCTGAGGATGAAGGGGTTTACATCTGCCGCACTCATATCCAGATGCTCCCCACTCTGTGGTCAGAGCCCAGCAACCCCCTGAAGCTGGTTGTAGCAG GACTCTACCCCAAACCAACTTTGACAGCCTATCCTGGGCCCATCATGGCACCTGGAGAAAGCCTGAATCTCAGGTGCCAAGGGCCAATCTATGGAATGACCTTTGCTCTAATGAGGGTTGAAGACTTGGAGAAGTCCTTTTACCAcaagaagacaataaaaaatgagGCAAATTTCTTCTTCCGGTCCTTGAAGATCCAAGATACTGGACATTACCTCTGTTTTTACTATGACGCGTCATATAGAGGTTCACTCCTTAGTGATGTCCTGAAAATCTGGGTAACTG ACACTTTCCCCAAGACCTGGCTACTTGCTCGGCCCAGGGCTGTGGTCCAAATGGGTCAGAATGTGAGCCTGTGGTGTCGAGGACCAGTGGATGGAGTGGGTCTTGCACTCTATAAGAAAGGAGAAGACAAACCACTTCAGTTTTTGGATGCCACCAGCATCGATGACAACACGTCATTCTTCCTCAGCAATGTAACCTACAGTGATACTGGCATCTATAGCTGCCACTATCTTCTCACCTGGAAGACCTCCATTAGGATGCCATCACACAACACTGTGGAGCTTATGGTTGTAG ATAAGCCCCCCAAACCCTCCCTGTCAGCTTGGCCAAGCACTGTGTTCAAGCTAGGAAAGGCCATCACCCTTCAGTGCCGAGTATCTCATCCAGTACTGGAATTTTCTCTGgaatgggaagaaagagaaacattcCAAAAATTCTCAGTAAACGGAGACTTCATCATCAGTAATGTTGACGGGAAAGGCACAGGGACCTACAGTTGCAGCTATCGCGTAGAGACACATCCTAACATCTGGTCACATCGCAGTGAGCCCCTGAAGCTGATGGGGCCAGCAG GCTATCTCACCTGGAATTACATTCTGAATGAAGCTATCAGGTTGTCTCTAATCATGCAGCTTGTTGCCTTGCTGTTGGTAGTGCTGTGGATAAGGTGGAAGTGTCGGAGACTCAGAATCAG AGAAGCCTGGTTGCTGGGAACAGCTCAAGGGGTCACCATGCTCTTCATAGTCACGGCCCTTCTCTGCTGTG GACTGTGCAATGGGGTATTGATAGAAGAGACTG AAATAGTCATGCCAACCCCTAAGCCTGAGCTGTGGGCAGAGACCAACTTTCCTCTGGCCCCGTGGAAGAACTTAACCCTCTGGTGCAGAAGCCCTTCTGGCTCAACTAAGGAGTTTGTGTTGCTGAAGGACGGGACAGGGTGGATTGCAACTCGCCCGGCCTCAGAGCAGGTCCGGGCTGCCTTCCCCCTTGGCGCCCTGACCCAGAGCCACACCGGGAGCTACCACTGCCATTCATGGGAGGAGATGGCTGTGTCGGAGCCCAGTGAGGCGCTTGAGCTGGTGGGGACAG ACATCCTCCCCAAACCTGTCATTTCTGCTACCCCCCCAATCCGGGGCCAGGAACTACAACTCCGGTGCAAAGGATGGCTGGCAGGCATGGGGTTTGCTCTGTATAAGGAGGGAGAGCAAGAACCTGTCCAGCAACTTGGTGCCGTTGGAAGAGAAGCCTTCTTTACAATCCAGAGAATGGAGGATAAAGACGAAGGCAATTACAGCTGCCGCACTCACACTGAAAAACGCCCCTTCAAGTGGTCTGAGCCCAGTGAGCCGCTGGAGCTTGTCATAAAAG AAATGTACCCTAAGCCCTTCTTCAAGACATGGGCCAGCCCTGTGGTCACCCCTGGTGCCCGAGTGACTTTCAATTGCTCCACCCCCCACCAGCATATGAGCTTTATTCTTTACAAAGATGGAAGTGAAATAGCATCCAGTGACAGGTCCTGGGCAAGTCCAGGGGCCAGTGCAGCTCACTTTCTAATCATTTCGGTGGGCATTGGTGATGGAGGGAATTACAGCTGCCGATATTATGACTTTTCTATCTGGTCTGAGCCCAGCGACCCTGTGGAGCTCGTGGTGACAG AATTCTACCCCAAACCCACTCTCCTGGCACAGCCAGGTCCCGTGGTGTTTCCTGGGAAGAGTGTGACCCTGCGCTGCCAAGGGACTTTCCAGGGCATGAGGTTCGCCCTCTTGCAGGAGGGAGCCCATGTTCCCTTACAGTTTCGGAGTGTCTCAGGGAACTCAGCTGACTTCATTCTCCACACTGTTGGAGCAGAGGACTCTGGGAACTATAGCTGTATCTACTATGAGACAACCATGTCAAACAGGGGGTCATATCTCAGTATGCCCCTTATGATCTGGGTGACTG ACACATTCCCTaagccatggttgtttgctgagCCCAGTTCTGTGGTTCCCATGGGGCAGAATGTTACTCTCTGGTGCCGAGGGCCAGTCCATGGAGTAGGATACATTCTGCACAAAGAAGGAGAAGCCACTTCAATGCAGCTCTGGGGATCCACCAGTAATGATGGGGCATTCCCCATCACCAATATATCTGGTGCTAGCATGGGGCGTTACAGCTGCTGCTACCACCCTGACTGGACCAGTTCTATCAAGATACAACCTAGCAACACCCTGGAACTCATAGTCACAG GCTTACTCCCCAAACCCAGCCTATTAGCCCAGCCTGGTCCCATCGTGGCCCCTGGCGAAAATATGACTCTTCAGTGTCAAGGGGAACTGCCAGACTCAACATTTGTCCTGTTGAAGGAGGGGGCTCAGGAGCCTTTAGAGCAACAGAGGCCAAGTGGGAAAAGGGCTGACTTCTGGATGCCAGCAGTGAGAGGTGAAGACTCTGGGATCTATAGCTGTGTTTATTATTTGGACTCCGCTCCCTTTGCAGCTTCAAATCACAGTGACTCCCTGGAGATCTGGGTGACTG ATAAGCCCCCTAAACCCTCTCTGTCAGCCTGGCCCAGCACCATGTTCAAGCTAGGGAAGGACATCACCCTTCAGTGCCGAGGACCCCTGCCAGGTGTTGAATTTGTCCTAGAACATGATGGAGAAGAAGCACCTCAGCAGTTTTCAGAGGATGGAGACTTTGTCATCAACAACGTAGAAGGAAAAGGCATTGGAAACTACAGCTGCAGCTACCGCCTCCAGGCCTACCCTGATATCTGGTCAGAGCCTAGTGATCCCCTGGAGCTGGTGGGGGCAGCAG GGCCTGTTGCTCAGGAGTGCACTGTAGGGAACATTGTCCGAAGTAGCCTAATCGTGGTGGTTGTTGTAGCCTTGGGGGTAGTGCTAGCCATAGAGTGGAAGAAGTGGCCTCGACTGCGAACCAG AGGCTCAGAGACAGACGGAAGAGACCAGACCATTGCCCTCGAAGAGTGTAACCAAGAAGGAGAACCAGGCACCCCTGCCAATTCTTCTTCATCAACCTCTCGGAGAATCTCTGTGGAACTGCCCGTTCCAATATAA